Part of the Oxyura jamaicensis isolate SHBP4307 breed ruddy duck chromosome 28, BPBGC_Ojam_1.0, whole genome shotgun sequence genome, TCAGCCAAAAACGTTGGGTTTATCCCCCAAGACAAAGACTTGTTGGCAGAAACCAAATTCTTCTTTGCAGTTCCCTTCAGAAACCAGAGCTGCAGTCATCCCATGAAGGCATTTTGTGCCCCAGCAGCGTGGGGCAGCGGGGCCCAGCACCCTCTTACGGGTGGGGGCAGCGCCGGGGTGGGAGCCGAGTGCCCTCggctgctgctggaaatcaGTCTCGGATGCAGACACTGAATCCAGGTCTTTCCATGGGGCCAAAATCCAACCCCCGAATCAGCCTGGAAGGGGGGAATTTTCCTGGCAGGGTTGGGAGCTCAGGAGAGCTTCCACTGCTGGTGGCATCCTGGGGGTGCCCCAAACAGGCCGGTGGGTGGGGAAGGCAGCACCGTGCTGACAGCATCTTCAACCGTGGCCTCGCCCGCAGCCCGTCCCTGCGAGCCCCCAATTTGCTGTACAGACGACCTTCTCCCCCAGAGCAAAAATTCTTGCAGGAAAGACACCTTCCTCGGGTGAGACCTCACACACACCAGGGCAGACCATGGCCTTCGGCTCCAGGGAAGCCACGCGGGGACAAGCCCCCACCTAAGGTGggtggcagaggcagagccTTCCTGGGTCCGCTCAGGGGCCCGGAGAGCCCCGAGGCTACGCCTGACCTCACAGAGGGGAAGCGAGGGCTCCCTGGATGAGCTTTTgcctgcgtggggctgggggctgccgctGTCCCTGCCTCTCTCCAGCGCCTGGGAACGCCACGGCCGGGGAGTGGAGCCTGGCAGTGACAGGACTCGTTCCTCCCAACTAACGCTGGTGGCTGTGGCTCCTGGCAGCACTGTGGCTCCTGGCAGCGCTGCAGCTCCGGCAGTGCCTTGCACGCCTCAGCCGAGCGGGATGGGGCCCTTTCCCCGCCGCCAGCAAATGCTGCTGGAGGTTTGTGGGGCCGTGCAGCGTCCTCGGGGCTGTAAGGACGTGAGGCTCCTCGGGCACTTTGTGGCACCTGCCTGCCTGGTTCCTGTAACACCTCCCTgatctccttccccttcctgccccgTTAGACGCTGATCGCGGCAGAAAGACCCCAGAGGCCCTGGCTGGGCACACAGGGGCCCCATGGCCCCACTGCAGCCCCGCAGGAGGGGATGTGGGGTCGGCTTCTCTCCTGCAGAACAGCCCAGAGACCAAAACCGCTGGAGAAGTGACACCCTAGCTGCCTGCGCTAAAGCCTGCCGACAGCAGCACGCGGGGCTCGGCTTGCCTCCCCAGCTGCGTCCAAGAAGAGTTTAAAAAGGGACAAGCGTGGGAGACCAAAGTGACCACGGTGCCAACTCTGCCTAAcccggccccccgccgcccctcggCTCCTGCCTCCATCCGCAAGCAGCAAGTACAAGGTAGAGAGTGGGACCACCGAGAGGTCACGGCTGGGGACTGTCTGTAGGAGATCAGAAAGAACAgaaccaaaaaaataagaactcgaaataaaaaaaaaaggaaggggaaattaaaaaagagacaggaaaaaatatacgTTATGAAAGGCAAAAAATTACAAACTGAAGAGAGGCACAAAGGACTCCAACATCAATGCAACAGCAGAGGCCAGCAGAGAGGAGCACAGCCAGGCACAAACCACGGATTCGTGTTACAACAGCCTCTGCAGAGAGAAAGGGGGTTAACCTGCCCGGCTCCGGGAGGCAGGAGCATGCACTGCGGGTTGCGGGAACAAAGCAGCAAAGTCCTCCGGAGCGGGAAGCTGAGCCCTGAGAGCCCTGCGCCTCCCCTCCGGGTGCACACGCGTGGGGAAGGAGCGAGCCTGCCCTGGCGAGGGGGGGAGCCCACACGTGGCCGCTGCTGGCTCCGGGCCCTGCTACGGACTCGCAGAGCTCCCGGCTCGTGCGGGAGAGCGGTTCTGAGAGGCAGCGAGGGCTGCCCGCTCCTGGGCTCAGCGGTGCCGTCCCCTTGCGCAGAGCCTGCGCTCCCCAGCACTGcgctggggaggaaggaggcacCTCCAGAGCAGCCACAGGGAGGGATGGGCGATGGGCTTGGAGCTGCCCTCGGAGAGGTTTCAGGTCCGGGCCCCCTCTCAAGATTTGCTGTTTGCTTGGGTGTTTTTTTCGCTGGCCAAGCAGCTGAGCAAAGCGGCTGGCTGCAGGAAAGCGGGGACAGCCGCTGGGGCTGGTGGGTGCAGGTTGCCCCTCGGGGACCAGCATGCAGCACACGTGATGGCAGGGGGAACAAAAGAGAGAACAGCAGGGttgcaaaaaaattaaaaaaaaaataaaaaaggataaaaaaagaaaaaaaaaggacatcaACAGCCTTGGGAATCCAAGGCCACAGGGCAGAGAGAGAGTGCAAGGCACCACAGCACATGTCAcaggagacagacagacagacagcccCGTGCCGATCAGATACGTAAAATATCACCACTCCGGGACCCTCACTGACCTCTAACTTGTTGCTCCAGGTTCAGTATGACTGATACGGCCTGGTGTAGGATTAGCAGTTTGGTCTGCGGTTTTTCGCTGTTTAGGTGGAGTTGGCACATGCGTCCGAGCTCTTTAAAGGCCTCGTTGATGTCACGGACCCGCAGGCGCTCACGGGCATTATTGGCGaccctcctttctctctctctctcggCTTTTTGCTCTGGGGGAAGAAGATCgtcctcctcatcctcatcttGACTAATGGTTTAAAATAAGAACGAGACAGGGACATTCCTCGCGTGCACTCTCAGCACTGGTCAActcacagaaaagaaacacacatcGGGCACCGAGACGCTGTGCCCCGCGTGCCCCCGctgggacacggggacatgcGGTGACTTTGGAGAGAAGCAATTAAGACTCTTCTTCTTCcatccccccccctttttttttaaatacaaaacaaataaagaaaccaCAACAATGCGATTAAGGCCTGAGTTTGTCGCTGGGAGGTCGTGCGGTGGCCTAGGGAAGGCATTCAGGGCTGACACTGGTGTCCCCAGCTACAATTTCAGGGACGGGCAGCACCTGCctctggggcaggaggtggctgctgcctggcaggagcggggccggcACTGCCCCTCTGGGCAGCATCGCCCTGGCGAGGTCCCCGAGCCGATGGTGAGGCTGCACACAAGCCAGCACGCTGGAAGGATCCGCTGCCTGATCCGCTGCCACATGTCTGGCTGGATGTGACGGGGGTTCAGGAGCCCTGAGGCAGACAGCAGAGCCGAACTGAAGCAGGGAGGGGGATGAAAACTCCCCCAGCCTCCGGCCAGGGACACTGAGCACCCCTTCCTGCCTGAGCACAGCCACGATGCCCCAGCAACCACGCAGGCGGGCGCAGCTTGCGCGGACAAGGCACAAAGCTTCTGGCCACGGGGagggggacagcagggcagggaggccGGGAGCTTAGCACAGCATGGCCCACACCACGCTTCTGTGAGGACGGGCAGGGCTCCTgtggtgggcaggggctggcggGTCCACACCACGGGACGACCCCCGGCCTCACTGGGCTGAGCCCAGAGCCTGGGGGTCACCGTGGCCGTGCCCCAGCCCGAATGCCTTCAGACGGGTAACAGAGTAAGTGAAGGGAGAGACCTGTTCAAAGAGCACCTTGTTCTGTTCCGAGAGGGTTTCAgctccttcttctcctcttctgagTTATCCGCCACTGATGTGTTCTCCTcgtcctccttctcctcccgcTTTATTTCGCTGGTTCCTGAGGAGACGCTGCTTCGCCCCAGCCCCCCTGACAAACCTGCTGAGGAAGCAGAGGGGGTTGGAGTGGGTTGGGGGGGTCCACAGCCAGCAAAGCTGGAGGGTCACTGGCTCTGCCACACCACTGCATCCCATCCCCTTCAccccccatcccatccccaccccctCCAAGGCCCAGCCTTCCCCCAGCAGCGCAGGGCCCGGGGGCTCTTTGCACCCACAGCCGACGGGACAGGAACACGCAGCACAAACCAGAAGCCACGTCAAGGACCTCTGGAAAAGGGTCAGCACGGGAACCAGCAGGGAGCACCAGCCTCGTGAGAGCCCCCACCCCGAGCTGCCGGGGGACTGGAGCGTGCGCGCGTGCAGAGCTGCCTTACCGCTGTACGTGTCCTGCGGCCTGCTGAGGTCAGGGAGCGAGCTGGGCTGTGACGGAAGTGTGACATGGTTGTGGAGCATGCTGGGGGTGCTGGACAGCCCGTCTTCAGGGTGACCTCCTCCCACCTACAGCAGAACGAGCAGAGCAAGCCTTGAGGGGTGGCAGTGTCATGGCCAGTGGGCGCAGGTCACCCCGAGCAGAGCCGCGTGCCCTCCCTGCACGCTCCCACCGGGAGCGCTGGCATGCAGGAGAGAAGAGCCAACCTACACTGGCTCCCCTCCAGGGACTGTGGTGAGgacactgcagaaagcagctcaGTGCCCATGGGAAAGCCTCTCTCTGCTGGGATGCACGGCTCGCACGCTGCAGAGACACCCTGCGTGGTTGCACGCATCCTGTCTCCACCAAGCACCAATACTTCTGCaagccccccacagcccccggaGCAGGGGACACCCCAGAAGCACAGACGTCACCCTGAAGGGCTTGGATGCAAGGGGCAAGGGTTGGGCAGCCTTCCCGAGCCTGCGCCCCCCAAGGCCGCACTGCAttggcaggacagagccagccctgctgcaagcGCTCGTTTCTGCAGCTGGCACTGGTTTGGGTCAGGGGACACACAGGTGGTCCATGGCTTAGCTGTAGGGACAGGGGTGCTCGGGTGCAAAGCAGGTCTGGTTCTCTGAAGACTGGAAAtgcattaatttaattaatttaattaattcccTTTAGCAGGGAACCAGACCTGCCAAAAACATGCTGCTGTGGACAAGGGGGGACCCTGGGGAACCAGCACAAGACCCCGTGGGTGCTCAGAGCACCCGGTGGCAGTTTGAAGCTGCCACCCAAGCTGGACAAATCGAGCTGCTCTCACACCAAAAGCAATGCCCCTCCGGCTGTCAGGGGACATCGGGACATGGGTTCCTGACATACCCCCGCCAGCCACCGCCGTGTGCTCCCCCACTCACCAGACTCGGGTgcctgctccccagggacatgACCGAGGCGGGGAAggcctggcccaggctgcccacagcagcGCTgtgggctggtgctgagcccaggAGCCCGTGCATGTCCCCGTGGCTGCTCGGCATGGCGGCTGTCTGGCCCACGGCGTGATTCCTCAGCACGTGGATGGCTTCGTCCAACCTgtcttccattttgttttgcttcgGAGAGCGGGTGGAGAAATAAACCTGCGTTAACGCCTGCAAAGCCAGCAGCCCCTTGCAGCCCTCTTGCTAAGGCTGCAACCACACCTCCGCTGCTGCGAGGCGGACGTGGGGAGAAACAACACCCTGACCCCGGCACTGCCACCCCCGGGGACACGAGGTGTCACACCAGCAGGTCTGCTCTGACAAGGCGGGCAGAAACCAGCACAAATCTGTAAGGCTGGGCCAGCCCCGCAGTGATGTGGGTGGGCTGTAACGGGCTAAGGGTGCTGGGctgtgtctgcagggctgcggGCTCGGGGAATCAGGTGCCCCGATCTGCTCAGCTGCACCCAGCCGTGTACCAAGCACCCTCCTTCGGGTCCCAGACGTCTGGGGGAGAGGCGTTTACCCAGCCCACTCCCACCAGGTGCCTGGTGGAAcggaaaagaaaaggagaaaggagaacttTGGGCAACACTTACTAAGGTGTGGAGGCTCCCTTCGTAGCTGGGAGATAAGGCACCCTGTCCGCTCGCTCGCGACCACTGGGATGTGCCTGCGAACAAACGGCGACAGCTCGGGACCGGGCACAGCAGCCGCTAGGTGGGGCTGGAAGCTGGGCCAGCACGGGGCCACCGGAGCGCTGCGCAGGCAACCATGGCATGCGCCGCGTCGCACGGGGCCACCACGGCGCTGGTCACACCGTGCAAGGCCACCGTGGCACTGGTCGCACCACGCGCAGGGGCTGGCACGTGTAGGTCCGGCCACGCCACGCGCAGGCACAGGTTTTGCCCCTGCTCTCCATCACCGCTCCCAGGGCAGCGGGGTGCCTGTTGAGGAGCTTTGGCTTCGGGCAGGTGCCCGCCTTATCTCACAGAGATGCTGCCAAGGGTTGTGGTCCGGTCCTGCAGGACACCCACGGGAATTTCTGtacagcccctgctgctgtgccttgtCAGGAACCTGAGCTCACGTCTTTGGAGCTTGAGAGGTTTTAAAATCCGTATTATCTcagggaagaggcaggcagTGTGCCCACGCTGCTGGGCCAGGGACCAGGGATGTGCTGCTCGGAGCACCCATCCCAGAGCCTCCCCGTCTGCTCCCAGCTCGGTGGAGCAGCAGGCCGGGGGGGTTACATCGCTCTGCACCCAGACACCCGGGAGGTGGAACTTCAGCAGatgctgaaaatgctttttactaGTTGGCTGCGTCCCAGTTCGAACTGGGCTCCTCCCATGGGAGACAGAACCAGGGAAAAGCTGCCCAGGCCCCACTGAGACAGGATGCTCGGGGACGGAGCTCTCTGAACAGCGTGaggagttgggggggggggggcagagatGCTTCAGGCTCGCTCCTCCAGCAGAGCCACCTACCGAAATACCCCTGCAGGGGCAAACCCAGGGGCATGTAGGGCCATCGCCCCGCGTGCCACGCTCCCAGTGCTGTGCCATGGGACGGGAGCTGCACTGTGCACTGCTCCACTTGGAACAGAGGGGGACACACACCTTCcagctttccttccctccctcttcaCTCccctgctttcaaaaataagagGGATTTGGTCAGGTTCCCAAAAGCATAGGGTCTTTAATGAGGGTTTGGAGGTGCTGTGGGAAGCACACTGCTTTACACCCCCTGGCAGCAAACCTCACGCACCCCTTTACATGGAGAGCAATGCTTTCACCTACCTGCAAGGCCCTGAGGGGAGCCGACCGGTGTAGAGGGGTTTGATGAGAAGTTATTGCTAGAGTGATCTGGGGAATAAATCTGGAGCAAGAGAAGCAGGGCACAGTCAGCAGCGCTCACACCGTGCTCGCTCTCCCCTTCCCAAGCACCACGGCAGCGAGGACCAGCACGTCCCTCCCGTCCCAGCGCCAGCCCTGGAGCtacccccagcaccctgggagCCTTTGCCCAGGGGTCTCCCTTTAACACTGGGGTCTCCCTTTGTTCCCCCCCTGCCactgcccctgcagctgcagcctcccttctTGGGGTCCCACTGTGGAAGGAAGCAACAGACCCAAGAAATGTTCAGGGGGTGCAGAACCTTGTGCAAAAGCAAAGGTCCCTGTGCTGAACGGGACCGGGGCTACCTCAGGCTCTGAGAGCCCAGCAGCAAAGGACGCTGCTCCCCAGGGGAACCAGCGGCCTCCAGTTTGAAGCCGCACACAGGGACAGGGCACCAGGACCCTCAGGTCCTACCACAGGGACAGTGTGGGGCACACGGCTGTGCGGTGCAGTGTCAGCTTGTGGGCACGGGTCTGCCCGTGGGGCTGCCGTAACGCccagtgcctcagtttccccatctgctAAGTGGCGGCTGTGTTCCTGGGGTGCACAGGCTCACCCCAACTTCTTGTGTCTATCTTCCTCACTgccaggaggggaagaggggaggcCTATAGGGACAGGGAGTGGGTCGGGGATCTGCCGCAGCTCTTACTGAAGCTAGTGCCTTCCCAAGTGCGTCTCCTGAGCTCCCGGCCGTGGTTCCTCTGTTACCTGTCAGGAGAGGACAAAGACATCACTGCAGGGTGCCAGAAACACGCTGGGACGAGACACCTCGTACCAGACCTCCTCTTTACCTACTCTCAGATTGAAATCCATCATTCCTActgcttttcttgaaaaataaatggaggcACAGCTCAGAGCAACCCAAACGAGGGCATGTGTGCCCCAGTGGCTTCCCTGGGGCCGCAGAAACGTCTCGACGAGACGAGGCTGAAGGCATCGCACCCCGACAGCAGCCAAGCGTCCCCACCACAGCAAGACCCCTTTTAGCGGGACACTTCAGGCCCCTACAATCCCCAGCTTGTtcagagaaggggaaaggagggTTTCCCTAGGAATCAAGGTCAGGAACCTCACTTGCCAGGGAACACGAGTTCCTTTCAGTAACAGGCTTTGTAACAGGTTCGGCAGGGCCGGAGATTCAAGCACTCAGGGCTTTAACTTGAGTGCAGCACTCCAGATTTAGGCTTCACACAAAGCCCCTGCACCTTTCTGCAACTTGGTGCCAACTCCCCCTGCAGCTCACTTAAGCCGCGGCATCCCCACGGGGGCGATTTCGCAGACCCTGGTCTCCTCCCAGACTCTCTCAGTGGggtgccagcccctgctgcctcGGGAAGCCAAAACCCCGCACCCGACCCCTGTGAGAGCCGGGCCAGGCATCCCGCAGGGGTGACCTGCACGTTGCGTGGGGACAAAGAGGACACACAAGGGACAAAGAGCACGCAGCTGTCACAGCCCATCACTGTGTGTCGGCACAAGGCTCCGCGGGGTGCCCGGGGCCCTACGTACCCATCATGGTGTCTGTCCCGCTGATCGGGGGCGTGTGGCTGGAGACGCCGTACGGGGTGGAGGCCGAGGAAAAGCCCGACACGGAGGGGAGCCCGCCATTGACTTCTCCTGAATGCAGCTGGTAGTTCTGGCAAGAGGGGAGAAAGGGGTTAGGGAGGCCCCCGAAAGGCTGCAGCCACCGGAGCTTTCCCCGCAGGGCTATGCCGCGGCTCCTGGGGGACGTCGGGGACGTTACCATGCGTTCGTGCTGATGTAAACTGTTGAAGCCGGCGGGCTGCGGGAgcggggaggaggagctgcCCAGCATGGCCCCGTAACTTGACTGGCTCATGGCACCGGGTGAACTCCACAGGTCTGGCGAGTTATGGAGCCCATCTGCAAGGGAAGGCAGAGGTGAGCAGGGCAGAAATGCCGGCACGTgtcctgcagcctgggctgggggctgcatcCGTCCCCTTCACCCATTGCCCACGCTGAGCCTTGCCCTGTTTTGGCGCATGGAGCTGTTTTGGGGCTGCATCTTGTGCTCCAGCCCCAACCACACCCCGTGCAATTCCTCCCTCGGCCGCCAACgtgctgggcagcccctgcGGCACCGGGGTGGTTAATAACTCACCTGCCATATAAAAGGCTCCGGGATACACAGTGCTGGGAGGTTTCGAGGGGGTATATCCAGCTGGATCCCTGCTGTAGTCATCACCTGAGTTGGATGGATACACCTGCGGGGGGAGAAGAGGGGGTGAGGAGCGGTGCTTGGCCACCCGCCGGCCCCACTTGCTCCCTGGGGGTCACCCCCCCCAGCATGGCTTTGCTTGCCCTCATCCCAGCAGGCAACAAAAGAGGCAAAATTTGGCAAAAGAGGTGAGGGTCAAAGTGACGGGGATGGTACCAAACAGCCAGGGAGTGGCGTGGGGTCGAGCCGACCAGCCTGCGCCTTCCCGTAACAGCGCCCAGGAGGCCAGCACCAGCACAAGTTTCGACTCGCTGCTCTAGTTCCCTTTTCTGTGGTTATAGCTTTTTATGGGTAACCACAAACATGATCATTTCTGCGTGCTAACCCGCACCCAAGGGCATGGGCcaggctgggaggtggggatggggaccaGACAGCCCTTGGGACTGGCTCATCCCCATGCTGCGTTCACCTTGTGAACCTGTGGGCTGCAAGGTGCcacagctttgttttatttattttaacaatccTTCattccagcagcaggacagccccCAAAACCCCAGCCTGTGTGTGTCCCAGGGATACACGCAGCCTCCCAGACCCCACAGGGGGAgtgcctggccccagccccgctccttGCACTTGTGCCCGGGGTCAGGCTGCAGACCGCCCAAAAAGGAGAGACCACAAAGCTGAGACTTGAGCAGCCCCTTGTGCGGAGCGGCACATGGGAAAGGACGGCTCTTGGAGGGCTTTCGGCCAGATTTTTGCAGCTCCGCTCAGGTATGTGGTACTTGACAGTACATTAagcaaaaaaagattttttttcttaaattaaccAACCGCATCCTAGAAAGCCCTTGCAGAAAACCATCATGTGCTTTGTGCAAAACCATACAATTTTAAAGCAGGAATTCAACACGCAAAGAAACCGAAATGCCACTTGAAATTACGTGAGAACCTTTGTTTCGGCCTATTTTCATCACCCCTTGATTCATTCTGAAACtgctatttgatttttttttaatacccaTGAAAGCAGAGGCgggtgcaggggctggctgggcacgctcagccagctctgcctggaaGATGTAGCTCTCTTTGGAAAGGAAACCGGCCTCAAGTTTCTCTTTCCCCACACCCAGCCAGCCCCTCCGACCCCTTCTCCTCACccagcacgggggggggggggcaaaattGTTCTCTATTTCTGCAATTGCCCAAAACACtgagaatttcttctttttagggggagaaatagatttaaaaaaaaatctctgaaatgcACCAGTGATTATATTTAAACgcattgcttctttttccccttgggCCCCAGGTTCCTGCTTCTTGGACCAACTTCCCTTGAGCCCCGTGGGCAGCGCTTGCTCACCCTGCACACAGTTCTCATCCATGCCGGTCTCTGTCCCTGGGAGCAGGCGGCTCTGCCCGAGGCCAGCAGCCCCCCGTagccccctgcctgctccccttTGGGTGCTGACCTCCGTGGGGAGGCTGTGCCCTAAACCAGAGCTGGAAAAACCTCCGCAGGGCCAGCGTGGGGCTTCCCCGGTGGGCGGCTGGACCCCATGGGGCACCAGGGAGCTAAAAGCAACTTTTGGGCACCAGCGCCACCAGGGAGCCAGTGAAAAACGAAAATAAAGAGAGGGGAAGGGTAAAATCTAACAGACAGAAACCGCCCTCCATCCCTCGCTCAACAAATGAAGATCTGGGGGGGGCTTTGCCTTTGTGCCGCATCGAGCGTGGCTTTGGAGGAGCTCCACGCGTGGGCAGCGCGTGCGCACGGCGGCCGGGGAGAGCAGGGGAATGGAGGAGGCTGTGAAGAATGAGAATCCAGTAAATTGACTTTTCCTATAATTTGATTAAATAGcgggagctgggacagggaatCGAATGAAGCACGTCTAATAGCCCTGCGCCATCTGCCAGGGGCTGGCACCTGGCCAGCGCGCGAGGCAGCTGTGcggcagcggggcgggggggccgtGGTGAGCCTCAGCATCCATTTAATAAATTCAGAGCgaaaataagaagaataaaatagcGGGGAAGAAGGGAACAGGGTTGCAAAACAAGGGGGTTTCGCCTCACTGCGAACCTGCCCTGTTCCAACGTCCCCGACCCTCTGCCTCCCATCAGATCCCGAGGGTCCCActtccccaccccagccccaccggtgcccccagcccctccagatCTTTAATTTCACTTTGGGGCCCAAGGGGAGGCTTTGAAAAAGCCGTCTGAGCTCTTCCCTAGAGCAGCAGAGAGGGTGCAAGGCGCATCCCAGCCCCACTGCGCACGGGGGAGCCGGCCGAGCCACGGCTGCTGGCCAAGCGCCGCAGGAAGCGGTAAATCAGCGCCAggtccctgctccccccccccgcggccccagCCCTTGCCGGCAGCTCCGGCGTCGGCCTCGGGGACCTCCAGGTGAGGTCATTTCCTCTGGTTAAAACTGCCAGCGCGGCGAGAGCCGGCAAGGGAGCTGCG contains:
- the TCF3 gene encoding transcription factor E2-alpha isoform X10, translated to MAAPRRLFRGLDERPGSGSWGTGDQNSSTFDQGRQSYGEGPHYGEHRDLPSHNSISSSPFLGPGLVGKSGERASYSTFGRDTGMPGLNQTGFLPSEMGIASPSTLSPTGVKGGSQYFSYPNNPRRRGAESNIDGQPKKVRKVPPGLPSSVYPSNSGDDYSRDPAGYTPSKPPSTVYPGAFYMADGLHNSPDLWSSPGAMSQSSYGAMLGSSSSPLPQPAGFNSLHQHERMNYQLHSGEVNGGLPSVSGFSSASTPYGVSSHTPPISGTDTMMGNRGTTAGSSGDALGKALASIYSPDHSSNNFSSNPSTPVGSPQGLAGTSQWSRASGQGALSPSYEGSLHTLQNKMEDRLDEAIHVLRNHAVGQTAAMPSSHGDMHGLLGSAPAHSAAVGSLGQAFPASVMSLGSRHPSLVGGGHPEDGLSSTPSMLHNHVTLPSQPSSLPDLSRPQDTYSGLSGGLGRSSVSSGTSEIKREEKEDEENTSVADNSEEEKKELKPSRNRTRCSLNSQDEDEEDDLLPPEQKAERERERRVANNARERLRVRDINEAFKELGRMCQLHLNSEKPQTKLLILHQAVSVILNLEQQVRERNLNPKAACLKRREEEKVSGVVGDPQMTLSASHPGLGDGHNPVGHM
- the TCF3 gene encoding transcription factor E2-alpha isoform X3 — its product is MNQQQQRMAAVGTDKELSDLLDFSMMFPLPVANGKNRPTTLASTQFGGSGLDERPGSGSWGTGDQNSSTFDQGRQSYGEGPHYGEHRDLPSHNSISSSPFLGPGLVGKSGERASYSTFGRDTGMPGLNQTGFLPSEMGIASPSTLSPTGVKGGSQYFSYPNNPRRRGAESNIDGQPKKVRKVPPGLPSSVYPSNSGDDYSRDPAGYTPSKPPSTVYPGAFYMADGLHNSPDLWSSPGAMSQSSYGAMLGSSSSPLPQPAGFNSLHQHERMNYQLHSGEVNGGLPSVSGFSSASTPYGVSSHTPPISGTDTMMGNRGTTAGSSGDALGKALASIYSPDHSSNNFSSNPSTPVGSPQGLAGTSQWSRASGQGALSPSYEGSLHTLQNKMEDRLDEAIHVLRNHAVGQTAAMPSSHGDMHGLLGSAPAHSAAVGSLGQAFPASVMSLGSRHPSLVGGGHPEDGLSSTPSMLHNHVTLPSQPSSLPDLSRPQDTYSGLSGGLGRSSVSSGTSEIKREEKEDEENTSVADNSEEEKKELKPSRNRTRCSLNSSTDEALSLEDKDLRDRERRMANNARERVRVRDINEAFKELGRMCQMHLKTDKAQTKLIILQQAVQVILGLEQQVRERNLNPKAACLKRREEEKVSGVVGDPQMTLSASHPGLGDGHNPVGHM
- the TCF3 gene encoding transcription factor E2-alpha isoform X11, whose product is MAAPRRLFRGLDERPGSGSWGTGDQNSSTFDQGRSYGEGPHYGEHRDLPSHNSISSSPFLGPGLVGKSGERASYSTFGRDTGMPGLNQTGFLPSEMGIASPSTLSPTGVKGGSQYFSYPNNPRRRGAESNIDGQPKKVRKVPPGLPSSVYPSNSGDDYSRDPAGYTPSKPPSTVYPGAFYMADGLHNSPDLWSSPGAMSQSSYGAMLGSSSSPLPQPAGFNSLHQHERMNYQLHSGEVNGGLPSVSGFSSASTPYGVSSHTPPISGTDTMMGNRGTTAGSSGDALGKALASIYSPDHSSNNFSSNPSTPVGSPQGLAGTSQWSRASGQGALSPSYEGSLHTLQNKMEDRLDEAIHVLRNHAVGQTAAMPSSHGDMHGLLGSAPAHSAAVGSLGQAFPASVMSLGSRHPSLVGGGHPEDGLSSTPSMLHNHVTLPSQPSSLPDLSRPQDTYSGLSGGLGRSSVSSGTSEIKREEKEDEENTSVADNSEEEKKELKPSRNRTRCSLNSQDEDEEDDLLPPEQKAERERERRVANNARERLRVRDINEAFKELGRMCQLHLNSEKPQTKLLILHQAVSVILNLEQQVRERNLNPKAACLKRREEEKVSGVVGDPQMTLSASHPGLGDGHNPVGHM
- the TCF3 gene encoding transcription factor E2-alpha isoform X9, with translation MNQQQQRMAAVGTDKELSDLLDFSMMFPLPVANGKNRPTTLASTQFGGSGLDERPGSGSWGTGDQNSSTFDQGRQSYGEGPHYGEHRDLPSHNSISSSPFLGPGLVGKSGERASYSTFGRDTGMPGLNQTGFLPSEMGIASPSTLSPTGVKGGSQYFSYPNNPRRRGAESNIDGQPKKVRKVPPGLPSSVYPSNSGDDYSRDPAGYTPSKPPSTVYPGAFYMADGLHNSPDLWSSPGAMSQSSYGAMLGSSSSPLPQPAGFNSLHQHERMNYQLHSGEVNGGLPSVSGFSSASTPYGVSSHTPPISGTDTMMGNRGTTAGSSGDALGKALASIYSPDHSSNNFSSNPSTPVGSPQGLAGTSQWSRASGQGALSPSYEGSLHTLQNKMEDRLDEAIHVLRNHAVGQTAAMPSSHGDMHGLLGSAPAHSAAVGSLGQAFPASVMSLGSRHPSLVGGGHPEDGLSSTPSMLHNHVTLPSQPSSLPDLSRPQDTYSGLSGGLGRSSVSSGTSEIKREEKEDEENTSVADNSEEEKKELKPSRNRTRCSLNSQDEDEEDDLLPPEQKAERERERRVANNARERLRVRDINEAFKELGRMCQLHLNSEKPQTKLLILHQAVSVILNLEQQVRVQTRPCHWRTKI
- the TCF3 gene encoding transcription factor E2-alpha isoform X8; its protein translation is MNQQQQRMAAVGTDKELSDLLDFSMMFPLPVANGKNRPTTLASTQFGGSGLDERPGSGSWGTGDQNSSTFDQGRQSYGEGPHYGEHRDLPSHNSISSSPFLGPGLVGKSGERASYSTFGRDTGMPGLNQTGFLPSEMGIASPSTLSPTGVKGGSQYFSYPNNPRRRGAESNIDGQPKKVRKVPPGLPSSVYPSNSGDDYSRDPAGYTPSKPPSTVYPGAFYMADGLHNSPDLWSSPGAMSQSSYGAMLGSSSSPLPQPAGFNSLHQHERMNYQLHSGEVNGGLPSVSGFSSASTPYGVSSHTPPISGTDTMMGNRGTTAGSSGDALGKALASIYSPDHSSNNFSSNPSTPVGSPQGLAGTSQWSRASGQGALSPSYEGSLHTLQNKMEDRLDEAIHVLRNHAVGQTAAMPSSHGDMHGLLGSAPAHSAAVGSLGQAFPASVMSLGSRHPSLVGGGHPEDGLSSTPSMLHNHVTLPSQPSSLPDLSRPQDTYSGLSGGLGRSSVSSGTSEIKREEKEDEENTSVADNSEEEKKELKPSRNRTRCSLNSQDEDEEDDLLPPEQKAERERERRVANNARERLRVRDINEAFKELGRMCQLHLNSEKPQTKLLILHQAVSVILNLEQQVRAVQTRPCHWRTKI